The DNA sequence atatggtctGCCTGTGCAGTTTCTCAAGCTATTACATTTTTGGCAGCTatttgactaaaaaaaaaagacgccTTTGTGGGGatcagtgtgttttgggtgttCTGTTCCACTCTGTGAATGACTTCACCAGCATAATTTACTGGCTTGTAGGTTTCTGACAAaattgcatacatacacacacacacagagcacaaatGTCAATTTGTGTCAATTTTTTCTGTACATCCTTGAATAGGGTCTTGAAACTCAGTTGTAGAATCTATTTGCTTGCATCTAAATGCATTTTCGCTCTGGGTGTTGACATCAGCCTCAGaaaccaacacaaaaacagttttatgaCTGTTTCGCAAGTACGCATATGTTAAGCAGGTCTTGTATGTATGTTGCTATATACGGAGCCAGGGTCAGTTACAAATTTTATCCCTCGATTGTACTCCATTAAAACGGAATCCATGTTGAAAAAATAAGCTAATTCCTTAACCCTGTTGAGGAAAACTACAGCTCCCATGATTCTTAGCGGCACATTTAAAAGGGGATTGCAGTCCAACCAGCACCTTAGCCTACTgcaataataaaatgcatttaaataaaacaataggaGGCTGGTTGGCTGTATAAATGGCAGATCTTTTTTTAAGCTTATTTTAAATCCAGAGTCAATCATATTTAGATCTGGTtatgtaacagttttttttttgcataagcTACATATTGTTGAACACAGGTAATCAGACCAGCAGGTCTGTTGCCTCTGTTTGGGTTGGTTCCTAGGGCTGGTGCTGCTGTCTTTCATTTTGATCTGCATGTCCAAACTCATTTCAGCctcttccaaaaataaataaataaaataattactagTTTAATAACAACAGCTAAGTTATCGCGCTCGGCCTGGAGGGTTTCCTTTGTCAATAATCTGGAGGAGGGAAAATTAAtagagcagaagaaaaaaaaatagaagtatGTGAACCTCTTCATGTATAGTCCCTATTTTTTACTGTGGATATCGAGAGCGTTGATACATCATCGCTTtgcttgctttatttttataaaagaattgttcaaatgtacagtattcatgtgttaatgtgtttaaTATTGTGAATGGGGAAAGGTTGCAGAGAGCAAAGCCGCCATGAAacgctggtctgtgtgtgtggaggctgCCGCAGGGAGGCAGGTGTGCTGTCGTTCGCCTCCGGGGCTACGCTGATGGTCATAGCGTGTTGCCGGGGATAGCGTTTCTGTGACCCGCGCAGCCGACGGCCGTGTCCATCAGCCGGGTCCGCCTCGGCGCGCGGTTCACGCGCAGCCATCAGCGTTCACCCGACCGAATCCCGGCATGACAAACGGCCGTGGTCATCACCAACGGCAGGCTGCTTTGAGGCTTAAGATTTATGGTGGCTCTTTCACCGCGGGGAAACTGAAATCGACGCGGCGGCACACCTTTAATCACGTAGATTTCCCTCCCTCGGTGCTCTCTCGACCGTTTGTTTTCTGACAGTTTCGACATGACGGAGCACTGAAGCATAAAACCGCGAAGCGTACTGCCCCAAAGTAAACGCAGTGTGATTATCTTCTATTGATAATCACCCTGATTTAGCTCGCATATAAAAAGGGAATATATTTAGACAGCTGTATTGAGGTTTCGGGGTGGGGTTAACTAGCTGACTTGAGCAGTGGcttgtatttactgtattttttatgtgaTTAAACAAGGCACGCCTGACTGCGCAGGACAGCCACGGACATTTATGGTTATGGGAAATATAGCTCTTAGCAACAGTTGCCGCTTTGTTTCTGTAACCCGGTGGCATCTCCTGCCCAATCAGAATGGAGAATGGTTGAGGAAGGCGAGATTGACGGCAGCTGACCGCAAGAAACGCTTTTTGTATATTAAATAACATCTCTGTATATACTAATAATACTTGCTGAAATGATCCCAATATAAGAATGTTTTCCcactacaaaaatatttttatgtggcTCCCATTTTAGACATGAGAAATttcttagatttttttaaatgatgaaaataagAAGACAACCTTGTCGTGAACCTTCAGCGAATCACCTGTATTAAAAGTCCAAGTAATTTTCTCTGCATTATTTAAAGAATAGCACTCTTCAGTGagaaaactgtaaaattatttttgggaGTGGGACTATAGTGTTTTTGGAGCTCCATATAAGggggagagttttttttaaccttttgtgCAGTTTGTATAATGGCAGTTTAACAAGTATAATTTTAAACAATAtgttgtacatactgtatgctgaCTAGCATCCGTTTTTTGTGTTCCAGTGAGTTGGCACTGCGCTGTACGTACTAACTTTGATGCTGAGAAGGCTCGCCGCTTCCGCATTACCATAATAACCTATGCCCACATCTCCTTTTTAGCGCCTTCTGTGACAACAATCTATTGCACCAGCCTTTTATAGACTTATGTAATGCCACATTAAATTGCTTTCAAAGTAACTCCACTCTGTGTCGTGTTGCTCCTGTGTCCGTACTTTCCTACGAGTGGAGTgttcacaaaatatttgtacATGATGTCCGGCTCGTGATCCCCGGTAATTGTTGGGAGAAATTTACCGGTAGTTTCTCAAGAATTAGAGTGTCAGTGACTTGGACAGGTAGCCTCCTTGGGGTGAGGGCTGAAGACGGAGGAGGAAACTTCTTAGATTGtaaacaggaccacagcaaagctaaaaaatcctgcatagaaTGCCTTTAAAATATAGGCCCGATATTAATGGAACAAGTCTCAGTATTTGAGGATTTTTACAGTACTGGACATCCTATTATAGCTGGACAAAGCAGTGACTTTACAATTCTGGGTTCCAGCCCAAATTTAGAGCATCTTGAATACAGTATCATTTCACGTACAATGGATTATTACCATGAGCTACAATACTCTCCCACACATTTGCGTTGtaatttcaccatttttaaGACGTTGGCGTTTATTTTCCAAGGCCACGTGAATTAAATGCCAGTCCATACGGTCCATCTGAATCAAACTCCCTTCGAGATCCTCAGGCGCGCGACGAAGGTCTTTCAAGGCCGGGAGCCTCGGATCAGAGCTCCCGCCTGGCCTGGAGCTTCGCGGCTCTGTAGATGTGGACGTCCCTCTGGGCCTCGTAGTGCACCTCCTGCACGTCGAAGCTCTGACGCAGCGTGTCGAGGAAAGCGACGTCGCGGTCGTAGCGGATCCGGCAGGCGAGCAGCACCGCGGTTCCGTCCGAGCTCAGGTGCTCCAGGGTCCGCAGCAGGGCCGGGAACGTCTCCTCCAAGTACACGATGTCCGCCCCCAGCACCACGTCGTAGCCGCCCGCCGGGTAGCGCTCCAGCCCTTCCCCCCAGGTGAGCTCTGAGACcgccactgccccctgctgctctGGAGGAACGTTATCGTGCACGTTGGCACGCAGGAGCTCCAGGGCTGGCTCTCTGTCTGTGATCGTTACTCTGGCACCTGGGGGGAGTACAGTTAGCCTGGTCATACAGCATGGCAGACACACAAGCGCACAGCAGACAATGCCAGCTGACTATATTCAAtgctttgtttctctctcaatttggaatgcccaagtGCACCTACAACCTCCACTACCAACTTGAGAGAACGCAGATAGACGTGCTCTCATGAAATGTGTCATGAAGCCACTTCTGACACCAGTCTTGTCTATGAACTTCTCTCATAGGCCTGAGTCAGAGGAAGGCACTTCAGGTGCAAGTTTAACAAGTAGATGGTGGAAACAGACTCACCAAGTATGTGAACAATGTAACAAGATTGTGTTGGCTGGATCATATATAGATAGTTTTTCACTACATTGGATCGTTTTGGATCGTATCATAGCAAAATTTGCGATACTGGAAAATATTAAACCGTTGAAATCAAACCAATAATCAAAATCGTATCTTATAGCGGTGAAGCCTGAGGAGTCGCGTGTACGAACGCTCACCTAGCAACGCTGCCACGATGCCCGCCAGCCCCGTGCCCGCCCCCAGCTCGATGACCGTCTTGCCCGCCAGCTCGATCTGGCCCAGCTCCATGTACATACACAGCACCACAGCCTGTCCGGAGACAGAAGCACGCATGCGTCATCCTCACGGGGATTTACCggtcacaggtttttttttttttttttaataacatcaGCTTAGTCTGTGTTTATCTAGTTTCCATATCCTTggtaatgttgtgtgtgtgtgtgtgtgtgtgtgtgtgtctagtaAATACCTATGTGTCCTGTATAGATCCGTGGTAACATCATTTTGGACATGCTTCCATGGGCTCTAAACCTCTTTCTGTGTATCTAGCCTATTCCCATGTGGATCCAACCAGAGAGCAGCATCTTAGAAGTCACTGAATACTCTTCCTTCTTCCCGACAGAATCCGCGGGCTACAAGTTGCCTGCTCACAagtaaatatctgaaataaaaactaagCAGTTTGTACCTTTGAACTGTTTGGCCGGTTCATCCTGTCTATCGAGTCACCTAGTGTAAGCGTGTGCCATGTACCCACACCACGACGATGCAGTTTACGCAGTAACAACACAATTACAACACTCACTGCATCCCACACCACGGCAGCCACTCCGAGCCGGTTCCAGTCCTGAGTAAGACGCAACCGGCGGTTTGCGAAGTGAAATTCGACCGAAGGATCGTGAAGTTTGGAGAGAGCGGGGATAGAATTCCGATCATAGGGTACCAGTGCCATCATCTAAAGAAGCCTTTGACAAAAATTGACAAAAAACATTATCTTAAATCACACCCAATGTAACATTTGACAACATTACAGAATAATAACTGCTGGCAATAGAgaatggaattattttttttatagtttacaCAACACTCATTTGCACGCCAACATCATCGCATACTCACAGTAGTCTACGAATTTGGCAACTGCTCGGAACGCATGCGTAGGTAAATCTAACAGACCATTCTCAGTCGATGATTCGTCTTTAACAAAATTTGTGTTTATTGGCTTATTAAATTTTCTTAGCACTGAGCTAGTTAGTATTACTTATATTTTAACATTGTAAGTAACCATCACATAAAGCTAATTTCGCCGTAAACGAGTCCACTCGAAAGTGAGAAAGTGAAATTgaacacacatactgacacctAGCATCTAGATAGCGACCCAACGAGccaatatagaaatatatacattacaCAGTTAAAGCTAAACTCAACCGAAACTATCGTGCGTTCGCCTACAATAGATTATCTACATTACTTGCGGAATATGACATTCTTTGGTTTACGGTTTAGCAGATGCGAGACATTTGCTACTGTATAATCCTGCTCGCTGTAGCTAGCGTTTTGCTCGTTCACGTCATCGGAACAGAGAACCTCAGCTTGTCTCGGAAAATAGGTTCGCTGTCGACAAATTTTCGCTTTCTAGCCTTTCATATGTCTCTTTTGGCCAACGGAAAATGAACTCAGGTCcgttaaaatgaataaacaatttATTGACGGATGACTTAAGAACTTAAACTTTTTCAAGCCACAGTTGCAACAAGTATACTGTTGCTTTAAGTATTAAGTGGGCTATGCTACACCACAGTTTGTGTCCAATCAGatcaaataattcatttaatcaaATGGTAGACATCTATTTCAGTTTGAAGGTTGGTGCGAGATGATTGACATAACAATGGATCAGTaagaaaaatgtgtgaattattttacattttgtagaCAAATAAGACGACAGATCTGTGTAAGTATATGGCAAATCAACGCGTGACCCTTTTAAATGACATGAATTTCAACCAATGGCTAGagggtttttgtttattttgattgtCGGTCCAATCGTAAttgatggaatttaaaaatgggCGGGTCTTCCATTCCTGCCAGGTAGCGGCGTTAGGAACAGATGGCGTTGGTGGCGGGGAGTGGATCACTGAATTGGCCGGCTGGGCGGAGGGGATAGCGGGGGATCCTCGTTACCAGGCCGGGGACAACAACCGAGTTCCGGGACGGCTCAAGCAGGATAAAGACTTGCATGTCCTCTGGCTTGGAATCATTCTGAACTAAAAGAAGGACAGGCACTTTCTGAAGGCCTACCGCCTCGGAATATAGTTGGGGATTGATCCATTCTCTGAACGATCGGGAGTGGGAAGCGATCTGGCTTGCTAGCTAGTCTCGGACACTGTGGACCGCTGGAGAACTCGGATTCGAATCGGTGATTTACCGTTTGAACGGCATGTCGGGAAGCGAGCTTGCTAGCCAGTAACTTGTTTTGCTTAATTTCAACTGCAGTATTAGGACGGAAAAGGGATTTAAATGTTCTGTGACGTTAGCCAGTTTAGTTAGTTTAACTAGCTAGATAATCGTCTTTAAATGAATGTAGCTAGCTTATTGATAGGTTAGCTGGAAAGACTACAACGATTGAGTTGCCGACTGTATTAGTTACCATATTCAGTAAGTTCTCAATCGGTTTGAGTGCCTAGATTGCATGTCTAGATTGCTTGCTTAGTTAGTTTGTTCGGATTTTAAGGTGAATCGTTCGTAGCTGACTTGATAACTTCACTGCAATCAACAATTTATCGTTTGCTTTGACGACCGTCAGATCAGCTCGCGAAAGCTGTATTGAAGCGTCTTAACTGCACCAATACCAGCACCAAATGTGGATACGAGCACGCCCTCGTATAGGGAAAGGCATGTTACTAATTTTGGATTATCAATCAAGTTAGTTATTTGAATTTTATCTATAATTTCGTGTGTGTAAAACTAGTCATACACTACATTTGTATCAGTTTTagcatttctatttttaaatcagttccAATTAAGTTAGTGCTCAAATTGAATATCGGTCGCCATCAAGTTCTTAGTTAATGTAGGTAGGTGTGAATATTGAACACGCTGTActctgttagctagctaactggctagctcGGGAACGGCCACACACTCTTCGATCCCCAGTGTTAAGACTGTGTGAAGTCAGAAATGGGGAACACGGTGGCGTGTTGCGTGTCCCCCCGGGGGAGCCCGAAGATCGCGAGACCACCAGACCGCCAGGAAGACTACCAGGTCAACACCGACCTGAGCGAGGACACCGGCCCGTACCTGCAGCACATAAGCGACAGAGAGGTGCCAGACGGTAGGTGTCTCGCTCACGCCCCGAATCTGTCCCCGTGATTGCGAGGGAGTTTTTGCGTACCCAGGGCAAGCCCAAACCACAAGAGGTTTGTGCTGACAAATAATGCTTCAAAGGCGATTTCGTTGAAGGGTTTCATTATGCTTTCAAGCGAGGCACTTTTCCATAATTTAATGCCGTGCTCACCTCTTGCCAGGGTGAACTTTGCAGAGCACATAGCAGCTGGTATCTTGGTGATAAGATGGAAGTGTGTTCCTTACTATGGTGCCTTGCACAGTACTGAAAATGCAATTGTCTCGTTTTTGTAGATTAACCCTTACTCTTTGTCCCAATTCAAAAGGACTGAACTTTATTGCTCTGTTTCACAAAGACGTTGGAGCTTTTATAGTCTGTCTCCAGCTGTGGTTGTACAGACTGTCGATGAGCATTCAGGGCCGTAAAGGAAGCGTTGAAGCATGTGGACTACCGACAAAACGCTTTCTGGCTTCTCTTAATCggacacagccacacaccaaGCATCAGTAATAGACCTTTACATAGGCTAGAGGATCCATATTTGACATCAGTCAAAAGTCATGTCCTATGTCTGGCCGGCATTGATCAGTGGTCACATGGCTTTTTTTACAGCTGTTGATGTTCAGTGTCACTTTTACTCACTGGGGTTAAGTTCTTACggtcacacacaaaaataggCTCCTGAAAATGTCCAGCTGACTTTTATAATCCACGTCggcctcccagccccccccccccacccccccaatacACATCCTCGCCCTCAGCTGTTGCCACCTCCGATCCTGAGACATTCCAGGGTACCTGAACAGCGAGTGTTCTACCTGCTGGGGGACTAGGAGTGGGGTCGACTGGGGAATGGCTGAGCCTCCAGGAATTCTGCCAGCAATTCTTGGAATTCTCACTACGGGATTCGACCCGGGCAGCAGCTGCCTCATTGCACACGGGCGGGCATCCACATGGGGGGCTCTGGCGATGAAAACAAGGCAATCCTACTCGCCATtcacagatgcaaaaaaaaccctaaagAGGTAGACTGAAGCAGACATGCATAGAAACCGAcgacggggcgacatagctcaggaggtaagaccgattgtctggcagtcggagggttgccggttcaaaccccgccctgggcgtgtcgaagtgtccttgagcaagacacctaacccctaactgctctggcgaatgagaggcatcaattgtaaagcgctttggataaaagcgctatataaatgcagtccatttacatttacatttacagaaacGCATGCAGATGAAAGAGGTCCTGATGGCACTGCATACTTTCTCTTGCCTTATTGCGAACATTTCTATTGCACAGTAGCTGTGGGTCAAGGAGAAAATAAGATTCTGTTGGTTGTTTGTGGTAAGGACAAGCTGTTTGTTA is a window from the Anguilla anguilla isolate fAngAng1 chromosome 3, fAngAng1.pri, whole genome shotgun sequence genome containing:
- the mettl21a gene encoding protein N-lysine methyltransferase METTL21A isoform X2; the protein is MMALVPYDRNSIPALSKLHDPSVEFHFANRRLRLTQDWNRLGVAAVVWDAAVVLCMYMELGQIELAGKTVIELGAGTGLAGIVAALLGARVTITDREPALELLRANVHDNVPPEQQGAVAVSELTWGEGLERYPAGGYDVVLGADIVYLEETFPALLRTLEHLSSDGTAVLLACRIRYDRDVAFLDTLRQSFDVQEVHYEAQRDVHIYRAAKLQARREL
- the mettl21a gene encoding protein N-lysine methyltransferase METTL21A isoform X1 gives rise to the protein MMMALVPYDRNSIPALSKLHDPSVEFHFANRRLRLTQDWNRLGVAAVVWDAAVVLCMYMELGQIELAGKTVIELGAGTGLAGIVAALLGARVTITDREPALELLRANVHDNVPPEQQGAVAVSELTWGEGLERYPAGGYDVVLGADIVYLEETFPALLRTLEHLSSDGTAVLLACRIRYDRDVAFLDTLRQSFDVQEVHYEAQRDVHIYRAAKLQARREL